The proteins below are encoded in one region of Acinetobacter piscicola:
- a CDS encoding HNH endonuclease: MARTKLLTNIIQRKMMLLDEMSHSNLHHNFEISLYDFANHEILEKLYKADNQRSTECWSPAEIQEFILNCLNDRNVNLCVRYWKDAAGNIYIIDGGHRISIIYAWIKRYFIDEQVAGAPKFTAPQKRDIRQIRNRLGGLADFQELCNDSEFQQKLKSTKINFIEVIGTPEEARKAFCSINSDTKRLDPDEEYHLQNRGSDAFYVIYACCYINDNKSNLAELNYERINEVITLGEQIHDHLFKIILLEPDLTHGKKIGLVNELLNIMFGDTCQNNVSIDQGQRVENLMLKLRVVLCRIATPAISIRIPSLGLHPKLYFYKDNRFQVTSFLAWFSIVCEIEEDCFEIQNKKIDFIGFTRARRGVESLIEKIPVAIKETVGKFGSGIRSHERLKNVYQAFICIGLNMDLDFEDEVCLNTVILSMSQSFDYINFNDFYLERFGGDYDETIVDDVVSFVKSVRLTKKKKPLNFSLATKRNLYQREERKTWSYCEVCDSALYLESTEVDHRESKAEGGYGVLENGAIIHPICNRFKSDRALEEVRADLFD; this comes from the coding sequence ATGGCTCGTACTAAGCTTTTAACCAATATTATTCAAAGAAAAATGATGCTGCTTGACGAAATGTCGCACTCAAATCTGCACCATAACTTTGAAATATCACTTTATGACTTCGCCAACCATGAGATCCTAGAAAAACTATATAAAGCAGACAATCAACGCTCCACAGAGTGTTGGAGCCCTGCTGAAATTCAGGAGTTTATTCTAAACTGTTTGAATGATCGTAATGTCAATTTATGCGTTCGCTATTGGAAAGATGCTGCTGGTAATATTTATATCATCGATGGTGGGCACAGGATTTCAATTATCTATGCTTGGATCAAAAGATACTTTATTGATGAGCAAGTAGCAGGAGCCCCAAAATTCACGGCACCACAAAAACGAGATATTCGTCAGATTCGTAATCGATTAGGTGGATTAGCTGATTTTCAAGAGTTATGTAACGATTCTGAGTTTCAGCAAAAATTAAAATCAACCAAAATTAATTTTATTGAAGTCATTGGGACACCTGAGGAAGCTCGAAAAGCCTTTTGTTCAATCAATTCGGATACGAAGCGATTAGATCCAGATGAAGAATATCATTTACAGAATAGGGGGAGTGATGCTTTTTATGTGATTTATGCGTGTTGTTATATAAACGATAATAAATCCAACTTGGCTGAACTGAATTACGAGCGGATAAATGAAGTGATCACTTTGGGTGAGCAAATTCATGATCATCTTTTTAAGATAATACTTTTAGAGCCGGATTTAACACACGGTAAAAAAATCGGCTTGGTCAATGAACTCCTGAATATCATGTTTGGTGATACTTGTCAGAATAATGTGAGTATAGACCAAGGTCAGCGTGTAGAAAATTTAATGCTAAAACTTAGAGTTGTGCTGTGTCGTATCGCTACACCAGCAATTAGTATTCGGATTCCAAGTCTGGGCTTACACCCAAAACTATATTTTTATAAAGATAATCGTTTTCAAGTGACATCCTTTTTGGCCTGGTTCTCTATCGTCTGTGAAATTGAAGAAGACTGTTTTGAAATACAGAATAAAAAGATAGATTTTATTGGATTTACTCGAGCACGCCGTGGTGTTGAAAGTTTAATTGAAAAAATTCCTGTGGCGATCAAAGAAACTGTCGGTAAGTTTGGTAGCGGGATCAGATCACATGAGCGATTGAAAAACGTCTATCAAGCATTTATCTGTATTGGACTCAATATGGATTTAGATTTCGAAGATGAAGTTTGTTTGAACACCGTCATTCTTTCGATGAGTCAATCATTTGATTATATTAATTTTAATGATTTTTACCTTGAACGTTTTGGTGGTGATTATGATGAGACCATTGTGGATGATGTTGTGAGCTTTGTGAAATCAGTAAGACTAACAAAGAAGAAAAAACCTCTAAATTTTTCACTCGCGACCAAAAGAAATCTTTATCAACGTGAGGAAAGGAAAACATGGAGCTATTGCGAAGTATGTGATAGCGCTCTATACCTTGAATCGACTGAAGTAGATCATCGAGAATCGAAAGCAGAAGGTGGTTACGGTGTTTTAGAAAATGGAGCAATTATTCACCCGATATGTAATCGTTTTAAGTCAGATCGTGCTTTGGAAGAAGTAAGAGCAGATTTATTTGACTAA